The sequence TCATGCACATCTGTATGCACTTGAGGCATCCACTGATTGTACACTTTTATGCGCTGTTGCGATTCGGCTTGCGTTTGCCATGCCCAGTCGCGATTCAAATCAAAAAGATAATGATTGTATCGGCCGCCTGGCCATTCTTCCATGTGTTCTCGGTCATACAACCCTGGATGGTTTTTCTTTCCTGAAATTTCTCTAAGCCAATTGCCATAACGAGAATATCCATCAGGATTGATGCAAGGATCCAGAATTACGATGGTATTTTTAAGCCATTTTTTGGTTTCTTCATTTATCGGATTCAAAAGTTCGTAGGCAACGGTCAAAGCACTTTCGGTTCCGGCAAATTCATTTCCGTGAACATTGAAACTCAACCAAACGATAATTTTATCTTGCACCGTAGCCGATTTCGAATCTGAAAGCCCAATTGAAGCCAAATTATTCAAACGGATTTGCTCCAGATTTTTCAAGTTTTCAGCATCGGAAATGAAATACAAATTCAGATCGCGCTGTTCATTCGTCAATCCGTATTGCTGTTTTTTTATTAAAGCCGAATTTTCAGTCAGATATTTAAAATAATCCTCAACCTGATGGTAATAACTTATTTGTTTTCCGTAGTTTGGAATAAATTCCGATGGTGCTTTTAATTGTGCAAAAACAGATAAAGTCGCGGTTAAAAACAATGCTGCGACGCAAAATATTTTCTTCATAATTGAATTGAATTTGTAGGTTGTTAAAAATAAGGATTAACTTTATAACAATTTAAAAATCGTAATAAATATTATTTTTTTAATTAAAACATTGCATTTTAGATACAGAACTGGATTTTTAGCAACCTTATTTTAGATCTGTTTTTAATTTATAATTTCGTTTATCCCAACAAAAATATACTATGGACAATGCTCTGAAAGAAATACTTTGGCGCCAATTTGCAGGAAGCATAGATATGCTCAAAAATGCTGTTGAATTATGCCCACAATCATTGTGGAACTCCGATTTATTATTCGGCTACAACGCCTTTCACACGGCATTCTTTTTAGATTACTATTTAACACTTGAGCCGAAGGGTTTTGCTCCACCAAAGCCTTTTTCACTTTCGGAATTTGAAGACAGAATGCCTGAACGAATTTATACTAAAGAAGAAGTGCTGATTTATTTGGAATTCGGACGTGAAAAATTGCGTCAACTGTTGACCGAAATGACCGATGAAATTTATAAAAGCAATTGGGAAAACGAATCGAAAACCATGTGTTACAATAGCATCGAAATATTGCTTTACAATATGCGTCATGTACAGCATCATACCGCTCAGCTGAATTTATTATTGCGCCAAAATATTGATGATGCGCCCAAATGGGTTCGCGAAGCTAAAGACACACTTTATTAAATTAGCGTTGCTATGAATATTCTAATTATTTACAGTCATCCCAGCAAAAAATCTTATACTTTTCAGGTTTTGGAAAGATTGAAATCTGTTATTTTAAAACAAAATTGGAATCTCGAAATTTCTGATTTATACGAAATGAATTTTCAAAGTGATATGTCTGCGGAAGAATATGAAAGAGAAGGTTTTGCAAAACTTGATCTTCCTATTTCTGAAGATGTTTTAGCTGAACACAAAAAAATCGAAAAGGCAGATTGCATTATTTTTCTGTATCCGGTTTGGTGGAGCGATTGTCCCGCAAAACTAAAAGGCTGGTTTGATCGCGTATATTCGGTTGGATATGCCTATGGACAAACTGAATCTTTTCCGAAAATGAAAATTATACCGCATGGAATCACAATTTGCACTGCCGGACATCCAAATGATTTTCTGAATGAAATTGGAATTGCACAAAGCATGGAAAAAATCATGCTCGAAGACCGACTTGGAAAACGTTTTGAAAATAAAGAAATGCTTATTTTGGGCGGAACATTGGAATTGGAAAAAGTAATGGAAGGGCATTTTTGGGAGATAGAGGAAATTGTAACAAAATTAAAACAATTTTAATGAAACAAATTAATCTTTAAAAAATTATCAAACACAACCATACATTAAACATTAAACCATTAAACTGGACTGAAGTCCAGCTCTACAATATAGTTTGTTCCTTAGGAACTCTAAAAGAGCCTTTGGCTCGATTCATGTTGTAGGGCTGGACTTCAGTCCAGTCTAAATAAAAACATATTAAACATACCAACATACCACAACTTGTCTGAAACTCCCCTTTCTTTTGTCTCTTAAGCACCCTAACAAATTGATTTTTAGAATGTAAATTTGTAATACAAACCTTTAAATTATTTAAAATGAGTACTACAGATTTTACCACAACCATAAAAGTAGATCAATCACCTTCGGCAGTTTTTAATGCTGTTACAAATGTCCGAGGCTGGTGGTCTGAAGAAATAGAAGGAAATACAGCCAAGCTGAATGATGAATTTGATTATCATTATGAAGATGTTCATCACTGCAAAGTAAAATTGGTTGAAGTTATTCCGAATCAGAAAGTCGTTTGGCTTGTTGAAGAAAACTACTTTAAATTCACCCAAGACAAATCAGAATGGACTGGCACTAAACCCACTTTTGAAATTACTGAAAAAGATGGAAAAACTGAACTAAAATTCACTCATTTAGGCTTAACCTCAGAATACGAATGCTTTGAAATTTGCAGAGGCGCTTGGACAAATTACATTCAAAACAGTCTTAAAAAACTAATTGAAACCGGAAAAGGCGAACCAAATGCAACGGGAAAACCACAAACTGAAAACGAAAAAAGGTTATCTTCAAAATAATTTTATAAATTAGTGATTCTAAAAATCCTAATTATATGAACCCCATTGTAAGAAATACTCTGGCAGTCCTTGCCGGAATCGTTATTGGAAGTATTGTCAATATGAGTATAATTTTATTAAGTGGTTCTGTTATTCCGCTTCCAGAAGGTGCCGACAACTCTACAATGGAAAGCTTAAAATCAACAATGCATTTGTTTGAAGCCAAACATTATATTTTTCCGTTTTTGGCTCATGCTATCGGAACATTCGTTGGAGCAATCACGACTGCATTATTGGCTTTTAATCATAAAAAGAAACTTGCGCTGCTTATTGGCGCATTCTTTTTATTTGGAGGTATTGTAAGCGTTTGTTCTCTACCGTCGCCCGTTTGGTATACGATTGTCGATTTGGTTTTCGCTTACATTCCGATGGCGTATCTGGCGTTGAAATTACTTTGTCATAAAGGAAAAATTCAAAAAAATGAGTAGCGAATCCTCTAAAAAAATTCCCGCTAAAATGTGCTATGAACATATCGGAGGGAAACTTGGCCAACTTCTCGCCATAACTTTTGCTGAAAAAGGATGGATTGCCAAAAAAAATCCGTCCGACAAACATTTCTATATTACTGAAATCGGCCAAAAAGAATTCACGAAATTAGGCATCGATCTTTCAGAAATCAAATTGGAAAATTTATAAAACTTACAACTTATTTGGGAAAAAATGTCCCTCCAAATTTCTTATCTTAGTTCACTTTTATATTTGAAGATGATGACTAAGAAAGAAATTGCTCGAGACTTCCTAAAACTTGCCGCAAATGGGCATTCGCATGAAGCATTTCGTTTGCATGTTGGCAAAAAATTCAAACATCACAACGCTTATTTCAAAGGCGATGCCGATACTTTAATGCTTGCAATGGAAGAATCTGCAAGGACAAATCCGAATAAAATTTTTAAAATTCATCATATTTTAGAAGATGGAAATCTTGTTGCTGTTCATTCTCATTTGAAACAAAATTCAAAAGATATTGGTTTTGCGGTAGTCCATATATTAAAATTTAAGGACGACAAAATAATTGAGCTTTGGGACTTAGGCCAGCCGATTCCAACAGAAACTATTAACGAAAACGGAATGTTTTAAATTAATTGTTAATGGTGAATTGTTAATTATAAATTATTCATCAGAATTAAAATCGGCAAAACAAACAATCAACCATCCTCAAAATAAATGAACTCATTCTTCAAATTTTCTTCTCTTATATTTCTGTTATTTATCCTTTCAAGCTGTCATTCTTCAGCACAAAAAAAAGATGATTTTACTGCTAAAATTGACAGTTCAACTCAAAATACTACACCTGTTTTTAATGGTACAATTTTGATTTCAAAAAACGGAAAACCAGTATATGCTAAGGCAAAAGGCTTTTCAAATTTTGAAACCCAAAAACCTTTGAAATTAGATACTCAATTCGAAATAATGTCAAACAGCAAACAAATTACGGCTGTCTTGATTTTATTGGAAGTTGAAAAAGGCAAAATTGATTTGAATTCACCAATCAAAAAATATTTGCCAGAACTAACTCAGCCTTGGGCAGATTCTGTTACGGTTCATCAGCTTTTAAATCATTCGCACGGAATTGTCGATTTGGAGAAACCTTTAGAATTTAAACCCGGAACCCAATTTAAATACGGAAATTTGAACTTCAGCTTATTGGGCAAAATTGTCGAATTCAGCACG comes from Flavobacterium sp. KACC 22761 and encodes:
- a CDS encoding DinB family protein; amino-acid sequence: MDNALKEILWRQFAGSIDMLKNAVELCPQSLWNSDLLFGYNAFHTAFFLDYYLTLEPKGFAPPKPFSLSEFEDRMPERIYTKEEVLIYLEFGREKLRQLLTEMTDEIYKSNWENESKTMCYNSIEILLYNMRHVQHHTAQLNLLLRQNIDDAPKWVREAKDTLY
- a CDS encoding NAD(P)H-dependent oxidoreductase — translated: MNILIIYSHPSKKSYTFQVLERLKSVILKQNWNLEISDLYEMNFQSDMSAEEYEREGFAKLDLPISEDVLAEHKKIEKADCIIFLYPVWWSDCPAKLKGWFDRVYSVGYAYGQTESFPKMKIIPHGITICTAGHPNDFLNEIGIAQSMEKIMLEDRLGKRFENKEMLILGGTLELEKVMEGHFWEIEEIVTKLKQF
- a CDS encoding SRPBCC domain-containing protein → MSTTDFTTTIKVDQSPSAVFNAVTNVRGWWSEEIEGNTAKLNDEFDYHYEDVHHCKVKLVEVIPNQKVVWLVEENYFKFTQDKSEWTGTKPTFEITEKDGKTELKFTHLGLTSEYECFEICRGAWTNYIQNSLKKLIETGKGEPNATGKPQTENEKRLSSK
- a CDS encoding ArsR family transcriptional regulator, whose amino-acid sequence is MSSESSKKIPAKMCYEHIGGKLGQLLAITFAEKGWIAKKNPSDKHFYITEIGQKEFTKLGIDLSEIKLENL
- a CDS encoding ester cyclase, whose product is MTKKEIARDFLKLAANGHSHEAFRLHVGKKFKHHNAYFKGDADTLMLAMEESARTNPNKIFKIHHILEDGNLVAVHSHLKQNSKDIGFAVVHILKFKDDKIIELWDLGQPIPTETINENGMF